From one Sulfurimonas sp. HSL-3221 genomic stretch:
- a CDS encoding endonuclease MutS2, whose protein sequence is MSAFGHLLDQLDLQAHVAEIESFLSRKKPLYIEGDQGRHYQYIRALDALEFPAPPKTTAFDTILIHLKKQGVLSFEQIFELIKVVRYFRTLRNKGFEGIIGEWMASVVIPDSFKEVERHFDEKGHFKEELDEELFAIAERIKAQKGDIAAQMKRLLYADRLRSYLVDTQVHYINDEECLLVRGGFSAVLKGSVVGRTGAGFFYVTPDTLLKSKEQIRALTQERDARYYEYAKGFSAQLRELQPFIGFIDKEFDRLDHYQARVLFARAKGLHIVAAQPGEAIVLESFEHPALSNPKPVSLDFSASVLMITGVNAGGKTMLLKSILSAALMAKYLLPMKLNPHRSRIGSFKQIEAVIDDPQNVRNDISTFAGRMQQFSRLFERKSALVGVDEIELGTDSDEAAALFKVILDDLIRRGQKIVVTTHHKRLASLMADRDDVELVAAVYDEERRVPTYDFLQGIIGKSYAFETALRYGIAQGIVVRAKEVYGEQHEKLNLLIERGSELERALRRKHADADERLERLEERERALKDERETLRREYEELERRLRGEFRQAIDSAKAAAKAGDTAAIHRAMNEANKQLPEKREAKQKTAPVALNVGDEVKYRKQRGVIVALKEKEATIEVEGMRLRVRRNELKPAGKAAAPKPKVQVSNKVEKRGGLKLDLHGMRAEQAREKMDVFISDALIQGWDEVIIYHGIGTGKLAYAVKEFLKEHPSVKSFEDAPPQLGGFGAKIVHL, encoded by the coding sequence ATGAGCGCTTTCGGCCATCTGCTCGATCAGCTCGATCTTCAGGCCCACGTCGCCGAGATCGAAAGCTTCCTCAGCCGTAAAAAGCCCCTCTATATCGAAGGGGACCAGGGACGCCACTACCAGTACATCCGCGCCCTTGACGCCCTCGAATTTCCCGCCCCGCCGAAAACGACCGCCTTCGATACGATCCTGATCCACCTGAAAAAGCAGGGGGTGCTCAGTTTCGAACAGATCTTCGAGCTTATCAAGGTCGTACGCTACTTCCGCACCCTGCGCAACAAAGGCTTCGAAGGGATCATCGGGGAGTGGATGGCCTCCGTCGTCATCCCCGACAGCTTCAAGGAGGTCGAGCGCCACTTTGATGAGAAGGGACACTTCAAAGAGGAGCTCGACGAGGAGCTCTTCGCGATCGCCGAACGGATCAAGGCGCAGAAGGGCGATATCGCGGCGCAGATGAAACGGCTGCTCTATGCGGACAGGCTACGCAGCTACCTCGTCGATACCCAGGTGCACTACATCAACGACGAGGAGTGTCTGCTGGTGCGCGGCGGTTTCAGCGCCGTGCTCAAAGGCAGCGTCGTGGGCCGGACGGGGGCGGGCTTCTTCTACGTTACCCCCGACACCCTGCTCAAATCGAAAGAACAGATCCGCGCCCTGACCCAGGAGCGCGATGCACGCTACTACGAGTACGCCAAGGGCTTCTCGGCGCAGCTGCGCGAATTGCAGCCCTTTATCGGCTTTATCGACAAAGAGTTCGACCGCCTGGACCACTACCAGGCCCGGGTGCTTTTCGCCCGTGCCAAAGGGCTGCATATTGTCGCGGCACAGCCGGGCGAGGCGATCGTGCTTGAGTCCTTCGAGCACCCGGCCCTCTCCAACCCCAAACCCGTCAGCCTCGATTTCAGCGCTTCGGTGCTGATGATCACCGGGGTCAACGCGGGGGGAAAGACGATGCTGCTCAAATCGATCCTCTCGGCGGCGCTGATGGCCAAGTACCTGTTGCCGATGAAGCTCAATCCCCACCGTTCGCGCATCGGGTCGTTCAAACAGATCGAAGCGGTCATCGACGATCCCCAGAACGTCCGCAACGACATCTCCACCTTCGCCGGGCGGATGCAGCAGTTCTCCCGCCTTTTCGAACGCAAATCGGCCCTGGTCGGGGTCGACGAGATCGAACTGGGTACGGACAGCGACGAAGCGGCGGCGCTTTTCAAGGTGATCCTCGACGACCTGATCCGCCGGGGGCAGAAGATCGTCGTCACGACCCACCACAAACGGCTCGCCTCACTGATGGCCGACCGCGACGACGTCGAATTGGTTGCCGCGGTCTACGACGAGGAGCGCCGGGTCCCCACCTATGACTTCCTGCAGGGGATCATCGGCAAAAGCTACGCCTTCGAGACGGCCCTGCGCTATGGGATCGCCCAGGGGATCGTCGTGCGCGCCAAGGAGGTCTACGGCGAGCAGCACGAGAAGCTCAACCTCCTTATCGAACGAGGGAGCGAACTGGAGCGGGCGCTGCGGCGCAAACACGCCGACGCGGACGAACGGCTGGAGCGGCTGGAGGAGCGGGAGCGTGCACTGAAGGATGAACGCGAGACCCTGCGCCGGGAGTACGAGGAGCTCGAACGCCGCCTGCGCGGCGAGTTCCGGCAGGCGATCGACAGCGCCAAAGCGGCGGCCAAGGCCGGGGATACGGCGGCGATCCACCGGGCGATGAACGAAGCCAACAAACAGCTGCCCGAAAAGCGCGAAGCGAAGCAGAAAACGGCCCCCGTCGCCCTCAACGTCGGAGATGAGGTCAAGTACCGCAAGCAGCGCGGCGTCATCGTCGCGCTCAAAGAGAAGGAAGCGACGATCGAGGTCGAGGGGATGCGGCTGCGGGTACGGCGCAACGAACTCAAGCCCGCCGGAAAGGCGGCTGCGCCCAAACCGAAGGTACAGGTGAGCAACAAGGTCGAAAAACGCGGCGGACTCAAGCTCGACCTGCACGGCATGCGGGCCGAACAGGCCCGTGAAAAGATGGACGTCTTCATCTCGGACGCCCTCATCCAGGGGTGGGACGAGGTGATCATCTACCACGGCATCGGCACGGGCAAGCTCGCCTATGCCGTCAAAGAGTTCCTCAAAGAACACCCCAGCGTCAAAAGTTTCGAAGACGCCCCCCCGCAGCTGGGCGGTTTCGGGGCAAAAATCGTTCACCTCTGA
- a CDS encoding outer membrane lipoprotein-sorting protein — protein MLWHRIAALLTWAGLSLCASESAEAVYAKSAKLFSFGNLRFDVTMTVENSGNLQERSFMVAERQTGDASSLLIRFRSPQTIKCTAILIEREQESSSNAIYFPALKRVRIIPEQEEESEAVGMGISYAELDAKTGTFDPLEETQFDGAACYKVTLRRNGNRSVYYIDAATSVIRKVEIFKGGQLQRIVSVDAVNRIDEQLLITRWQVNDLIKSRKLTYMVDTESVSRDIKQGLFHHNRLHRCSF, from the coding sequence ATGCTGTGGCACCGTATAGCCGCCCTGCTTACCTGGGCCGGACTCAGCCTGTGCGCTTCGGAGAGCGCCGAGGCCGTCTATGCAAAAAGCGCGAAACTCTTCTCGTTCGGCAACCTGCGTTTCGACGTCACGATGACCGTGGAGAACAGCGGCAACCTACAGGAGCGCTCTTTTATGGTCGCCGAACGGCAGACGGGGGACGCCTCATCGCTCCTCATCCGTTTCCGCTCCCCGCAAACCATCAAATGCACCGCCATCCTCATCGAGCGGGAGCAGGAGAGCAGCAGTAACGCCATCTACTTCCCCGCTCTGAAACGCGTACGGATCATCCCCGAACAGGAAGAGGAGAGCGAAGCCGTCGGCATGGGGATCTCCTACGCCGAACTGGACGCGAAGACAGGGACATTCGATCCGCTGGAGGAGACACAGTTCGACGGCGCTGCCTGTTACAAGGTGACACTGCGGCGAAACGGGAACCGCTCGGTCTACTACATCGACGCCGCGACCTCCGTGATCAGAAAAGTCGAAATCTTCAAAGGGGGTCAGCTGCAGCGAATCGTCTCCGTCGACGCGGTCAACCGCATTGATGAACAGCTGCTCATCACCCGCTGGCAGGTCAACGACCTCATCAAGTCACGCAAGCTGACCTACATGGTTGACACCGAGAGCGTCTCGCGCGATATCAAACAGGGGCTTTTTCATCACAACCGTCTGCACCGCTGCAGCTTCTAA
- a CDS encoding bacteriohemerythrin: MTHDLRLNIEVMDAAHETFLQMLEQLQKMEGGAIDSALFREWITETKRHFAEEEKLMMKHLYSERETHTGDHEQLVDEMESFFAMITSMPPMARSFIESYAYDKFRRHTMFYDLDLAKFLSGNEAG, translated from the coding sequence ATGACACACGATCTTCGCCTGAATATCGAAGTAATGGATGCAGCACACGAGACGTTCCTGCAGATGCTTGAACAGCTTCAGAAAATGGAGGGAGGCGCCATCGACAGCGCCCTCTTCCGCGAATGGATCACCGAAACAAAACGCCACTTTGCCGAAGAGGAGAAGCTGATGATGAAGCACCTCTACTCCGAACGGGAGACACATACCGGCGACCACGAACAGCTCGTCGACGAGATGGAGTCCTTCTTTGCCATGATCACGTCGATGCCGCCGATGGCCCGCTCCTTCATCGAGAGCTACGCCTACGACAAATTCCGCCGCCACACGATGTTCTACGACCTCGACCTGGCGAAGTTCCTCTCCGGCAACGAAGCCGGCTGA
- the ligA gene encoding NAD-dependent DNA ligase LigA — protein MTAETYRESVALLNRYAYHYYVLDNPIASDEEYDRLYHDVLAYEEAHPEAVLPDSPTQRVGGVPLEGFEKAAHRSRMWSLEDIFDAEGLQKWLERVAKLADNVTFYCEPKFDGASLNLIYEGGRLVQAITRGDGTIGEEVTQNVKTIRSVPLAIDYEGRIEIRGEVVIFKEEFDAINREREAQGEALFANPRNAAAGSLRQLDPKITAARNLVFLPYGIGENTLDIPLLSKRMEWIYALGFRKPPLHRVCEGYDDIEAIYEEMKVTRDDFAMMLDGMVIKVDQVEAQEDMGYTVKNPRWSVAYKFPAIEKMTRVRNVILQVGRTGVVTPVAVVEPVDIEGVVVERATLHNFDEIGRKDIHIGDHVIILRSGDVIPKIIKVIPERRDGTERAVERPTRCPVCGSELLDEGALIKCQNLSCEARVVNAIIYFASKQCLNIDGLGDKIVEALYRAGLVKGVIDLYALSLEALLELEGFKEKKSKNLLDAIEKSRGTACWRFVNGLGIEHIGEVASKQLCDTFGLAFPDATEEALLAIDGFGGEMAASVLEFVRVNREQIEALRGVVRPAAPAQKTEAAENPFKGKTVVLTGSMSRPRPEIKTDLEALGAKVVGSVSKKTDYVIYGEDAGSKYDKAVSLGVATLTEDAMKQMLQ, from the coding sequence ATGACGGCTGAAACCTACCGCGAAAGCGTGGCGCTGCTGAACCGCTACGCCTACCACTATTATGTCCTCGACAATCCCATTGCAAGCGACGAGGAGTACGACAGGCTCTACCATGACGTCCTGGCGTACGAGGAGGCTCATCCGGAAGCGGTGCTTCCCGATTCGCCGACGCAGCGGGTCGGCGGGGTGCCGCTTGAGGGGTTTGAAAAGGCCGCCCACCGCAGCCGCATGTGGAGTCTGGAGGATATTTTCGACGCCGAGGGGCTGCAGAAGTGGCTGGAGCGGGTCGCAAAGCTTGCCGACAACGTCACTTTCTACTGCGAGCCGAAGTTCGACGGGGCGAGCCTCAACCTGATCTACGAGGGCGGCCGCCTCGTGCAGGCGATTACCCGCGGCGACGGCACCATCGGCGAAGAGGTGACGCAGAACGTCAAAACGATCCGGAGCGTCCCCCTCGCCATCGATTACGAGGGGCGTATCGAGATCCGCGGCGAAGTCGTCATCTTCAAAGAGGAGTTCGACGCGATCAACCGCGAGCGCGAAGCGCAGGGCGAAGCGCTCTTCGCCAACCCGCGCAACGCCGCCGCGGGAAGTCTGCGCCAGCTCGACCCGAAGATCACGGCGGCGCGCAACCTTGTCTTCCTGCCTTACGGCATCGGCGAAAATACGCTCGACATCCCGCTGCTGAGCAAGCGGATGGAGTGGATCTACGCCCTGGGGTTCCGCAAACCGCCGCTACACCGCGTCTGCGAGGGCTATGACGACATCGAGGCCATTTATGAGGAGATGAAAGTCACCCGGGATGATTTCGCGATGATGCTCGACGGCATGGTCATCAAAGTCGACCAGGTTGAGGCCCAGGAGGATATGGGCTATACGGTCAAGAACCCCCGCTGGTCGGTGGCCTACAAGTTCCCGGCGATCGAGAAGATGACCCGGGTCCGGAACGTCATCCTTCAGGTGGGGCGTACGGGCGTCGTCACCCCCGTGGCCGTCGTCGAACCGGTCGATATCGAGGGGGTCGTCGTCGAACGCGCGACCCTGCACAATTTTGACGAGATCGGACGCAAGGATATCCACATCGGGGACCACGTTATCATCCTGCGCAGCGGCGACGTCATCCCGAAGATCATCAAGGTTATTCCCGAACGGCGCGACGGCACGGAAAGGGCGGTTGAGCGTCCGACGCGCTGCCCGGTCTGCGGCAGTGAACTGCTGGACGAAGGGGCGCTGATCAAGTGCCAGAACCTCTCCTGCGAAGCACGGGTCGTGAATGCCATCATCTATTTCGCCTCCAAGCAGTGCCTCAACATCGACGGCCTCGGCGACAAGATCGTCGAGGCCCTCTACCGGGCGGGGCTGGTCAAAGGCGTCATCGATCTCTACGCACTTTCGCTCGAAGCGCTGCTGGAGCTCGAGGGGTTCAAAGAGAAGAAGAGCAAGAATCTGCTCGACGCCATTGAAAAGAGCCGGGGCACGGCGTGCTGGCGCTTTGTCAACGGGCTGGGAATAGAGCACATCGGCGAGGTCGCTTCGAAACAGCTCTGCGACACCTTCGGCCTGGCGTTCCCCGACGCGACGGAGGAGGCGCTGCTCGCCATCGACGGTTTCGGCGGGGAGATGGCGGCGTCGGTGCTCGAATTTGTCCGGGTCAACCGGGAACAGATCGAAGCGCTGCGCGGTGTCGTCCGGCCGGCGGCCCCGGCGCAGAAGACCGAAGCGGCGGAGAATCCCTTCAAGGGGAAGACGGTCGTGCTCACCGGCTCGATGAGCCGTCCCCGTCCGGAGATCAAAACCGACCTGGAAGCCCTGGGGGCCAAGGTCGTGGGCAGCGTATCGAAAAAGACCGATTACGTCATCTACGGCGAGGACGCCGGCAGCAAGTACGATAAGGCGGTGTCGCTGGGCGTGGCGACCCTTACGGAAGATGCGATGAAACAGATGCTACAATAG
- a CDS encoding bifunctional diguanylate cyclase/phosphodiesterase has protein sequence MKTPEENIVASDYQEIFELQNAILEKVAEDASKEAVLEELCLLQEKMVPGSIASVILVNPKDGKLYIEAAPSLPDEALSVFDGLPPGPHNGSCANVVLRNEPQFVCDISCDERWQNMMEVAQKAGLNACWSMPVVLEGKTVGTFALTSFQERVPTPFHKMLLTVAARIVSIVLKREQNREKLSFLAFHDPLTGLVNRAMFEERLKHLIIRSERNESKAALFFIDLDRFKYLNDTYGHATGDRLLVEVAKRLGENVRNGDTVARFGGDEFVLLFEEAEERETVMEEARRMIEAFGEAFQIGEQRFHIYGSIGIAMFPEDGEDAQTLLKHADTAMYQAKQAQDHIRFYTPQMSEQTFKSLVLEKELREAIHNNEFVVYYQPVFEGSGTSIRGAEALVRWQHPERGLLLPGEFIPFAEETGLISRIDKMVLTQVIGDLRRWHAMSINRIIPLSVNISGRHINEKDVTRLTEILNRSALARDYIGLELTETYLMQFAEETVVQLERLKHAGVRLAMDDFGSGYSSLGYLKRFKIDTLKIDQLLVRDIVENPEDRSIAEAIIKMGHSLGLQIVAEGVETLEQLELLKSLECDALQGFYFDRALPPDIFEAKYLRRNR, from the coding sequence ATGAAAACACCCGAAGAGAATATTGTCGCCAGCGACTACCAGGAGATCTTTGAGCTTCAAAACGCCATCTTGGAGAAGGTGGCCGAAGACGCCAGCAAAGAGGCCGTGCTCGAAGAGCTCTGCTTGCTGCAGGAGAAAATGGTCCCGGGCAGCATCGCATCCGTCATCCTCGTGAACCCGAAGGACGGGAAACTCTACATCGAAGCGGCGCCCTCGCTCCCCGACGAAGCACTCAGCGTCTTCGACGGATTGCCACCGGGGCCCCACAACGGCTCCTGCGCCAACGTCGTGCTGCGGAACGAACCGCAGTTTGTCTGCGATATCAGTTGCGACGAACGCTGGCAAAACATGATGGAGGTCGCGCAAAAAGCGGGCCTGAACGCCTGCTGGTCCATGCCCGTCGTCCTGGAGGGGAAGACGGTCGGCACCTTTGCGCTGACCTCTTTCCAGGAGCGTGTGCCGACCCCGTTCCACAAGATGCTGCTCACCGTCGCCGCACGGATCGTCAGTATCGTGCTGAAGCGGGAACAGAACCGCGAAAAGCTGAGTTTCCTCGCCTTTCACGACCCGCTGACGGGGCTGGTGAACCGCGCAATGTTCGAGGAGCGGCTGAAACATCTGATCATCCGTTCGGAGCGCAACGAAAGCAAAGCCGCCCTCTTTTTCATTGATCTGGACCGTTTCAAATACCTCAACGACACCTACGGGCATGCCACCGGCGACCGTCTCCTGGTCGAAGTGGCAAAACGCCTCGGCGAAAACGTGCGCAACGGAGACACGGTAGCGCGCTTCGGGGGGGATGAGTTCGTCCTCCTTTTCGAAGAGGCTGAAGAGAGGGAGACGGTGATGGAGGAGGCGCGGCGGATGATCGAAGCTTTCGGCGAGGCGTTCCAGATCGGCGAGCAGCGTTTTCACATCTACGGCAGCATCGGCATCGCGATGTTCCCCGAGGACGGGGAGGATGCCCAGACCCTGCTGAAGCACGCCGATACGGCGATGTATCAGGCCAAACAGGCGCAGGATCACATCCGTTTCTACACCCCGCAGATGAGCGAACAGACCTTCAAGAGCCTCGTGCTGGAGAAGGAGCTGCGTGAGGCGATCCACAACAACGAGTTCGTCGTCTATTACCAACCCGTTTTCGAAGGGAGCGGGACGAGCATCCGGGGGGCAGAGGCGCTGGTGCGCTGGCAGCACCCCGAACGCGGTCTCCTGCTTCCGGGCGAATTCATCCCCTTTGCCGAAGAGACGGGGCTCATTTCGCGGATCGACAAGATGGTCCTGACCCAGGTTATCGGGGACCTGCGGCGCTGGCATGCGATGTCGATCAACCGGATCATCCCGCTCTCGGTCAACATCTCCGGGCGCCATATCAACGAAAAAGACGTGACCCGGCTGACGGAGATTCTCAACCGCAGCGCATTGGCCCGTGACTACATCGGGCTGGAACTGACGGAAACCTATCTGATGCAGTTCGCCGAAGAGACGGTCGTGCAGCTCGAACGGCTCAAACATGCCGGCGTCAGACTGGCGATGGACGATTTCGGCAGCGGCTATTCGTCGCTGGGATACCTCAAGCGTTTCAAGATCGACACGCTCAAGATCGACCAGCTCCTGGTGCGCGACATCGTTGAAAACCCCGAAGACCGTTCCATCGCCGAGGCGATTATCAAGATGGGCCACAGTTTGGGGCTGCAGATCGTCGCCGAGGGGGTCGAGACCCTGGAGCAGCTGGAGCTGCTCAAATCGCTGGAGTGCGACGCCCTGCAGGGGTTCTATTTCGACCGGGCCCTCCCGCCGGACATCTTCGAAGCGAAATACCTCCGGAGAAACCGGTGA
- a CDS encoding outer membrane beta-barrel protein, whose amino-acid sequence MRGAAVLLAATLLCAADRSGPYLEAGAGLGGYNDDGRRATISTETVPQYRFGAGAFINRHLSVSLQYAQFGDFEGKTGAGETSREAFKVLSADVTGHYPLFNETVDIFARFGAGELYWDQSRPERKSSSAGTLVYGIGVGIRALSWLTVNAGYDFYQFGMDENGTSYKMNLGSAYIGLQVQF is encoded by the coding sequence GTGAGGGGTGCGGCTGTTCTGCTGGCGGCGACGCTGCTCTGCGCCGCCGATCGCAGCGGCCCCTACCTGGAGGCCGGTGCGGGGCTGGGCGGTTATAACGACGACGGACGCCGGGCGACGATCTCGACGGAAACCGTCCCGCAGTACCGTTTCGGGGCCGGGGCGTTTATCAACCGTCACCTCTCCGTCTCTTTGCAGTATGCCCAGTTCGGCGATTTCGAGGGGAAGACGGGTGCGGGGGAGACCTCGCGGGAGGCTTTCAAGGTCTTGTCGGCGGACGTGACCGGGCACTATCCCCTTTTCAATGAGACGGTGGATATCTTTGCCCGTTTCGGTGCGGGGGAGCTCTACTGGGACCAGAGCCGCCCCGAGCGCAAAAGCAGTTCGGCCGGGACACTGGTTTACGGTATCGGCGTCGGCATCCGGGCGCTGTCGTGGCTGACGGTGAACGCCGGGTACGACTTCTACCAGTTCGGCATGGATGAAAACGGCACCTCCTATAAGATGAATCTCGGCAGCGCCTACATCGGGTTGCAGGTGCAGTTTTAG
- the tlyA gene encoding 23S rRNA (cytidine-2'-O)-methyltransferase TlyA, whose amino-acid sequence MRLDHYLVEAGLAPTRSKAQQLVKSGSVTVDGSVVTKPAFAVESQQVEVTEAMPYVSRAALKLKGFLPSLPFDVTGMSALDIGASTGGFTQVLLEAGAAAVDAVDVGRDQLHPDIKADPRVRSFEQTDIRRFMPDRTYDVVTSDVSFISLHHILDDVERLAGRWIVLLFKPQFEVGREAARDRKGVVTDPAAVAKAMADFEAACAARGWQQRAKASAAITGKEGNSETCYCFEKG is encoded by the coding sequence GTGCGTCTTGACCACTATCTCGTCGAAGCGGGGCTGGCACCGACTCGCTCGAAAGCGCAGCAGCTGGTCAAATCCGGGAGCGTCACCGTCGACGGCAGCGTGGTGACCAAGCCGGCATTCGCCGTCGAATCCCAGCAGGTGGAGGTGACCGAGGCGATGCCCTACGTCAGCCGCGCGGCGCTGAAGCTCAAAGGGTTCCTGCCGTCGCTGCCCTTTGACGTTACGGGGATGAGTGCCCTCGATATCGGCGCCTCGACGGGGGGCTTCACCCAGGTGCTGCTTGAAGCGGGTGCGGCAGCGGTCGATGCCGTCGACGTCGGCCGGGATCAGCTCCATCCCGACATCAAGGCGGACCCGAGGGTGCGGAGCTTCGAACAGACCGATATCCGCCGTTTCATGCCGGACCGGACGTATGATGTCGTCACCAGCGACGTCTCCTTTATCTCCCTGCACCATATCCTTGACGACGTGGAGCGTCTGGCGGGGCGCTGGATCGTGCTGCTGTTCAAACCGCAGTTCGAGGTCGGACGCGAAGCGGCGCGGGACAGGAAGGGGGTTGTGACGGATCCGGCGGCCGTGGCGAAGGCGATGGCCGATTTCGAAGCAGCCTGTGCGGCGCGGGGCTGGCAGCAGCGCGCAAAAGCGTCTGCCGCGATTACGGGCAAGGAGGGGAACAGTGAAACATGCTACTGCTTTGAAAAAGGTTGA
- a CDS encoding bifunctional riboflavin kinase/FAD synthetase → MKHATALKKVDAVAIGGFDGMHEGHQHLFNALGERGAIVVVETGYANLTPGREREHFTTHPIVYLPLDEIRMLDDRGFVDYLRERFPALSRIVVGYDFRFGLDRKFSHEDLSKAFSGTVQVIDEVTVGGESVHSHKIRAKLIIGDVRGANRFLGHNYTVRGDVVRGQGIGKKELVPTVNMLTDGFLLPKEGVYASLARLDGEEHYHPAVSFVGHRVTTDGSFAVETHVLDGEIVCKERIDVSFVQRLRGNEKFASLDALKEQIGLDIAAARKAVGRLEL, encoded by the coding sequence GTGAAACATGCTACTGCTTTGAAAAAGGTTGATGCCGTCGCCATCGGAGGTTTCGACGGGATGCATGAGGGCCATCAGCACCTTTTCAATGCCCTGGGGGAGCGCGGAGCGATCGTCGTCGTTGAGACGGGGTACGCGAACCTGACCCCGGGGCGGGAGCGGGAGCATTTTACGACGCACCCCATCGTCTACCTCCCCCTTGATGAAATCCGCATGCTCGACGACCGGGGTTTCGTCGACTACCTTCGCGAACGCTTCCCGGCGCTCTCCCGGATCGTCGTCGGCTATGACTTCCGGTTCGGGCTGGACCGGAAGTTTTCCCACGAGGACCTCTCAAAGGCGTTCAGCGGGACCGTGCAGGTGATCGACGAAGTGACCGTCGGCGGAGAGTCGGTGCATTCGCACAAGATCCGGGCGAAGCTGATCATCGGAGACGTCAGGGGGGCAAACCGTTTCCTCGGCCACAACTACACCGTGCGCGGAGACGTAGTAAGGGGGCAGGGGATCGGCAAAAAGGAACTCGTGCCGACGGTCAATATGCTGACCGACGGTTTTCTGCTTCCCAAAGAGGGGGTCTACGCGAGCCTGGCCCGTCTGGACGGCGAAGAGCATTACCATCCCGCCGTCAGTTTCGTCGGCCACCGGGTCACGACCGACGGCAGTTTCGCCGTCGAGACGCACGTGCTTGACGGCGAGATCGTCTGCAAGGAGCGTATCGACGTCAGCTTCGTCCAGCGGCTGCGGGGCAACGAGAAGTTCGCCTCCCTCGATGCGCTTAAAGAACAGATCGGGCTGGATATCGCCGCGGCGCGCAAGGCGGTGGGGCGGCTGGAGCTCTGA
- a CDS encoding F0F1 ATP synthase subunit A, with translation MGELFTFFGVISENHTYLFMSHMLLTALIVIMLAKMATKSLKVVPGGTQNLMEAYLQGVVAMGSDVMGREKAMRYLPLVATLGLFIGIANLIGVIPGFEAPSAFLDFTLALALIVFIYYNFEGIRRNGVVEYFKHFMGPVWWLAWLMFPIEIVSHISRIVSLSFRLFGNVKGDDMFLMVMLMLAPWLLPMIPFALLSFMALLQAFIFMMLTYVYLGGAVTLHEESL, from the coding sequence GTGGGTGAACTCTTTACTTTCTTCGGTGTGATCAGTGAAAATCACACCTACCTCTTTATGTCGCATATGCTCCTGACGGCGCTGATCGTTATCATGCTGGCCAAAATGGCGACCAAAAGCCTCAAGGTCGTCCCGGGGGGCACACAGAACCTGATGGAAGCGTACCTTCAGGGTGTCGTTGCAATGGGTTCGGACGTTATGGGCCGCGAAAAAGCGATGCGCTATCTGCCGCTCGTCGCGACACTGGGTCTGTTTATCGGTATCGCCAACCTGATCGGGGTCATCCCGGGCTTCGAAGCGCCGTCCGCGTTCCTGGACTTTACACTGGCGCTGGCGCTGATCGTCTTCATCTACTATAACTTTGAAGGGATCCGCCGCAACGGTGTCGTCGAGTACTTCAAGCACTTCATGGGGCCGGTATGGTGGCTCGCATGGCTGATGTTCCCGATCGAGATCGTATCGCACATCTCCCGTATCGTTTCGCTCAGCTTCCGTCTTTTCGGTAACGTCAAAGGGGACGACATGTTCCTGATGGTCATGCTGATGCTCGCACCGTGGCTGCTGCCGATGATCCCGTTCGCGCTGCTCTCGTTCATGGCACTGCTGCAGGCGTTCATCTTCATGATGCTGACCTACGTTTACCTTGGCGGAGCCGTCACCCTTCACGAAGAGTCCCTCTAA
- a CDS encoding thiamine phosphate synthase — protein MAFFAYLITDGSYGCTTPGAFAKRLGEVFAAKKVDYALYRDKSNPDYERFASVFVDECHMHGIKAMLHRDAALAAALGAEGVHLTSTQFDAIAGAKAQGLLTVVSTHTAVEAMHAAAEGADAVTYSPIFESPGKGAPKGLEDLNETAGKIDLPVIALGGIVSPAQISAVHAAGAAGFASIRYFINSAKESFCSK, from the coding sequence ATGGCTTTTTTCGCCTACCTGATCACCGACGGAAGCTACGGATGCACGACGCCGGGGGCTTTTGCCAAACGCCTGGGGGAGGTCTTTGCCGCGAAGAAGGTCGATTATGCCCTTTACAGGGATAAGTCGAACCCGGATTATGAACGCTTCGCGTCGGTCTTTGTCGATGAATGCCATATGCACGGCATCAAAGCAATGCTGCACCGCGATGCGGCGCTGGCGGCCGCCCTGGGGGCGGAGGGGGTTCACCTGACGTCGACGCAGTTCGACGCAATCGCCGGGGCGAAAGCGCAGGGCCTCTTGACGGTCGTCTCGACGCACACGGCCGTCGAAGCGATGCACGCGGCGGCCGAGGGGGCCGATGCCGTCACCTACAGCCCGATCTTCGAGAGCCCGGGCAAAGGTGCGCCCAAAGGTTTAGAGGATTTAAATGAAACAGCGGGTAAAATTGACCTACCTGTTATCGCGCTGGGCGGCATTGTAAGCCCCGCCCAGATCAGCGCGGTCCACGCCGCCGGCGCCGCCGGTTTCGCATCGATTAGATACTTTATAAATTCAGCCAAGGAATCCTTTTGTTCGAAGTGA